The genome window GGGAATTGGCTCGTGGCCAGTCTACGTTCTTATAGGCTGCCCAACCAGCCCGCTTACCGGCAAGTAGCCGTCCAGGGAAAGTACGTCCGCGGTTCATCGTTCTCGATGAGGTGGATTGACAGTCCGGACGGTTTTTGTCGTTTCTGCTTTTTAGCGAAAAAGAAAAACGGCAATGCCGTTTACCGCAACAGGTGCCGTAGACTTCTGCGTCCTCTGTTCTATGGGATGGTTCCCC of Fibrobacter sp. UWR4 contains these proteins:
- a CDS encoding ribonuclease P protein component yields the protein MASLRSYRLPNQPAYRQVAVQGKYVRGSSFSMRWIDSPDGFCRFCFLAKKKNGNAVYRNRCRRLLRPLFYGMVPHITKPVWAMIIVNDKAEEVTSERFRETAEKIFKKMEWSQDADSSNQNG